In Phyllobacterium zundukense, the following are encoded in one genomic region:
- a CDS encoding tripartite tricarboxylate transporter TctB family protein: MDTKNIAASGTLLAVGIGFGLASIFTMDVGSAFRMGPGYFPLILSTVITVIGVAIGMKALTETERFRLQIAPWRALGFIIIAPILFGLTVRGLGFVPAVALTTLSAASAVTGQRPHIVLAITLGITVFCLGVFYYGLGLPVRLIGPWLRV, encoded by the coding sequence ATGGATACTAAAAACATCGCCGCCTCCGGCACGCTGCTGGCTGTCGGGATCGGGTTCGGCCTTGCGTCCATATTTACAATGGACGTCGGATCGGCGTTCAGAATGGGGCCGGGCTATTTCCCCCTGATACTGTCGACCGTCATAACGGTGATCGGGGTCGCCATCGGCATGAAGGCCCTCACGGAGACCGAAAGGTTTCGCCTGCAGATCGCCCCCTGGCGGGCTCTGGGGTTTATCATCATCGCCCCTATCCTTTTCGGCCTTACGGTCCGTGGCTTGGGGTTCGTCCCGGCGGTGGCGCTCACCACGTTGTCTGCTGCATCCGCGGTGACAGGGCAAAGACCGCACATCGTTCTTGCAATCACTTTGGGCATCACTGTGTTCTGTCTGGGCGTATTCTACTATGGGCTCGGACTCCCCGTCCGTCTTATCGGCCCTTGGTTGAGAGTTTAG
- a CDS encoding tartrate dehydrogenase produces MENRTNRVHKIASIAGDGIGKEVVPEGIRVLEAASKKFGFELRIDSFDFASCDYYVKHGQMMPEDWKSQIGGHDAIFFGAVGWPDLVPDHISLWGSLIQFRREFDQYVSLRPVRLMPGVTSPLAGRGPGDIDFYVVRENTEGEYSSIGGRIFPGTERETVLQETVMTRIGVDRILKFAFDLAQTRPRRRLTSATKSNGISISMPYWDERVEEMAKSYPDITWDKYHIDILCAHFVLNPDRFDVVVASNLFGDILSDLGPACTGTIGIAPSGNINPERKFPSLFEPVHGTAPDIAGQEIANPIGQIWSAAMMLDHLGEREASAAVMAGIETVLADERLRTRDLGGQADTVTCGKAVAETLR; encoded by the coding sequence TTGGAAAACAGAACCAACCGCGTACACAAGATCGCCTCCATCGCCGGAGACGGGATCGGGAAGGAGGTCGTTCCCGAAGGCATCAGGGTCCTCGAAGCGGCATCGAAAAAGTTCGGCTTCGAGCTCCGGATCGACAGCTTCGACTTCGCATCCTGCGATTATTACGTGAAGCACGGGCAGATGATGCCGGAGGACTGGAAGTCGCAGATCGGTGGTCACGACGCCATTTTCTTCGGAGCGGTCGGCTGGCCGGACCTCGTCCCGGATCATATTTCCCTCTGGGGTTCCCTGATCCAGTTCCGGCGTGAATTCGACCAGTATGTCAGTCTTCGGCCTGTGCGGCTGATGCCCGGCGTTACGTCGCCTCTGGCCGGGCGTGGCCCAGGCGACATCGACTTCTATGTCGTCCGTGAGAACACCGAAGGTGAATATTCGTCGATCGGCGGACGCATCTTCCCGGGAACCGAGCGGGAAACGGTTCTCCAGGAAACGGTGATGACGCGGATTGGCGTCGATCGAATCCTGAAATTTGCCTTTGATCTCGCCCAGACCCGCCCTCGCAGACGGCTCACCTCCGCGACCAAGTCAAATGGCATCTCCATCTCGATGCCGTATTGGGACGAGCGGGTGGAGGAAATGGCAAAGTCCTATCCGGATATCACCTGGGACAAATATCACATCGATATACTCTGCGCCCATTTCGTACTGAACCCCGACCGCTTCGACGTGGTCGTGGCATCGAACCTGTTCGGCGACATCCTTTCGGATCTGGGGCCGGCCTGCACGGGTACGATCGGCATCGCGCCTTCGGGAAATATCAACCCGGAGCGGAAATTTCCTTCGCTTTTCGAGCCCGTTCACGGAACGGCCCCGGACATCGCAGGGCAGGAGATTGCAAATCCTATTGGGCAAATATGGTCGGCGGCAATGATGCTGGATCACCTCGGCGAGCGTGAAGCCAGCGCTGCGGTGATGGCCGGCATCGAGACAGTTCTCGCTGATGAAAGGCTTCGAACACGCGACTTGGGTGGACAAGCGGATACTGTCACATGCGGAAAGGCTGTTGCGGAAACCCTCCGCTGA
- a CDS encoding tripartite tricarboxylate transporter substrate-binding protein, translated as MKLLSIIAALTLSVTSAFAADYPERNIFMVVPYATGGPTDTIARLTAAAMSKSLGKQIVVENVAGAGGTIGARRVADADPDGYTILVHHIGMATAPALYRQLPYKPTEAFEPIGLVSDAAMTVIARNEFPAETFQELVAYIKQNGTKVTYAHAGIGAASHVCGTLFMATIGTQMTTVPYKGNGPIMTDLIGGQIDMTCDQATNTVGPITQKQVKAYAITGEERADTLPDVPTTTEAGLPEFKLGVWHGLYAPKGTPKEVVDKLTSALQAAMDDADLKERFAQIATMPATKEQATQEALRTKLDTEIKRWDPIIKAAGQFAD; from the coding sequence ATGAAGTTACTATCGATCATAGCTGCACTTACGCTGTCCGTCACCTCGGCTTTTGCGGCCGATTACCCGGAGCGCAACATTTTCATGGTGGTTCCCTACGCAACGGGCGGACCAACCGATACCATTGCTCGACTCACCGCAGCCGCCATGTCGAAGTCTCTCGGCAAGCAGATTGTCGTGGAAAACGTCGCAGGCGCAGGTGGAACGATCGGTGCCCGACGTGTCGCGGACGCCGACCCCGACGGGTACACGATTCTCGTTCATCATATCGGGATGGCGACGGCTCCCGCGCTTTACAGGCAGCTACCCTATAAGCCAACGGAAGCCTTTGAGCCGATCGGCCTCGTCAGCGACGCTGCGATGACGGTGATCGCGCGCAACGAGTTCCCCGCCGAGACATTTCAGGAACTCGTTGCGTACATCAAGCAGAACGGCACCAAGGTTACCTATGCCCATGCCGGGATTGGAGCAGCATCCCATGTCTGCGGCACGTTGTTCATGGCAACAATCGGAACCCAGATGACGACAGTTCCTTACAAGGGAAATGGCCCGATCATGACGGACCTGATCGGTGGCCAGATCGATATGACCTGTGACCAGGCAACGAATACCGTCGGGCCGATTACGCAAAAGCAAGTCAAGGCCTACGCGATCACCGGGGAAGAGCGGGCTGACACATTGCCCGACGTGCCGACGACGACCGAGGCAGGATTGCCTGAGTTCAAACTCGGCGTCTGGCATGGCCTGTACGCGCCCAAAGGCACACCGAAAGAGGTCGTCGACAAGCTGACGTCGGCTCTTCAGGCTGCAATGGACGACGCTGACCTGAAAGAACGCTTCGCGCAGATCGCGACCATGCCCGCGACCAAGGAACAGGCGACCCAGGAGGCGCTCCGCACCAAGCTCGACACCGAAATCAAACGGTGGGATCCCATCATCAAGGCTGCCGGTCAGTTCGCAGATTAA
- a CDS encoding mandelate racemase/muconate lactonizing enzyme family protein yields MRIVDVCEVTKPIASPIRNAYIDFSKMTASLVAVVTDVVRDGRRVVGYGFNSNGRYGQGGLIRERFKDRILQADPESLINDAGTNLDPHKIWSTMMMNEKPGGHGERSVAVGTIDMAIWDAVAKIEGKPLFRLLAEMKGREANPKVFVYAAGGYYYPGKDNSALRNEMRGYLDRGYNVVKMKIGGASIEEDRGRIESVLEEIGSQAKLAVDANGRFDLETGIAYAKMLRDYPLFWYEEIGDPLDYALQAAISEFYDGPMATGENLFSHQDARNLLRYGGMRADRDFLQFDCALSYGLVEYLRTLDVLRQFGWSPSRCIPHGGHQMSLNIAAGLGLGGNESYPDLFQPYGGFPDGVKVIDGHITMPELPGIGFEGKSDLIKVMRELAE; encoded by the coding sequence ATGCGTATCGTAGACGTCTGCGAAGTTACCAAGCCTATCGCGTCGCCCATCCGCAACGCCTATATAGACTTCTCGAAGATGACGGCCAGTCTCGTTGCCGTCGTGACCGATGTCGTCAGGGACGGCCGCCGCGTCGTCGGCTACGGCTTCAACTCGAACGGCCGATATGGCCAGGGCGGCCTGATCCGCGAGCGGTTCAAGGATCGCATCCTGCAGGCGGATCCCGAAAGCCTGATCAACGACGCTGGCACCAACCTCGATCCGCACAAGATCTGGTCGACCATGATGATGAACGAGAAGCCCGGCGGTCACGGCGAGCGCTCGGTCGCCGTCGGCACCATCGACATGGCGATCTGGGATGCGGTTGCCAAGATTGAGGGTAAGCCGCTCTTCCGCCTGCTCGCCGAAATGAAGGGCCGGGAAGCCAATCCCAAGGTCTTCGTCTATGCGGCCGGCGGCTACTACTACCCCGGCAAGGACAACAGTGCGCTCCGCAACGAGATGCGCGGCTATCTCGACCGCGGCTACAACGTCGTCAAGATGAAGATCGGCGGCGCCTCGATCGAGGAAGACCGCGGCCGGATCGAATCCGTCCTGGAGGAAATTGGCTCGCAGGCGAAACTGGCGGTCGATGCGAACGGCCGATTCGATCTGGAGACCGGCATCGCCTACGCCAAGATGCTGCGCGACTATCCGCTCTTCTGGTACGAGGAAATCGGCGATCCGCTCGACTACGCGCTGCAGGCCGCGATCTCCGAATTCTACGATGGCCCGATGGCAACCGGGGAGAACCTCTTCTCCCACCAGGATGCCCGCAACCTGCTTCGCTACGGCGGCATGCGCGCCGACCGCGACTTCCTGCAGTTCGACTGCGCCTTGTCCTACGGTCTTGTCGAGTACCTGCGCACGCTTGACGTCCTTCGCCAGTTCGGTTGGTCACCGTCCCGCTGCATCCCGCATGGCGGTCACCAGATGTCGCTTAACATCGCGGCGGGCCTCGGCCTCGGCGGCAACGAGAGCTATCCGGATCTCTTTCAGCCATACGGCGGCTTCCCGGACGGCGTGAAGGTCATCGACGGCCACATCACGATGCCGGAACTGCCGGGTATCGGCTTCGAAGGCAAGTCCGACCTGATCAAGGTCATGCGCGAACTCGCCGAATAA